DNA sequence from the Ochotona princeps isolate mOchPri1 chromosome 5, mOchPri1.hap1, whole genome shotgun sequence genome:
gttaagccacagcctgcagtgccggcatcccatatgtgcactggttcaagtaccagctactTAGCTTTTGATCCTGCTTCCTACCGGTGTGCCAgggaggcagtgaaggatggccagagtgattgggccctgccacccatgtggtcaACCTgaatgatgctcctggctttggccctatTCACCCCAGGCCAAAGCAgtctatctggggagtgaaccagtggatggaaaatctctctctctctgtaactgtctttcaaataaatatttaaaataaatcctgaTTTGTCAAGTctcatatagattttttttttttgcctgcctACTGCTCCCACGTAATAGTATTTCGTTTATCTGCAGACCATTGAGTATGTTGGCTAACCCCTTGTGTATGTCACTGAGGTTTTGAAAAGCTTTTCCAAATATGCACATACCTGGCATTGTGCTAGCTGAATTCCCTACTGTAAGGAGGCAGCACAGTAAATATAGAAATATGTTAAGTGCTGTGTCTCACAGACATTAGAACACACTTTTTCATACTTCCATATCTTACAATTGATGTCCTTTTGtatttgacagttttttttttagtggtgCATAAAATAATGGTATGCATTATGGTGAACTGATGACATCGTAGATTCAATAAAATACTGTAATTCGGGGTTGACCAGCACCCAAGCCGCTTCACCTGGGTTCCGTATTAGAGCGTATACCTTCTACTCGTCACTTGTGTGATGACCTTCTGTGTAACAGGAATCTCGCCCTGCAGGAAGTTTAGTACTTGGGTGATTTCTCAGCCTCTTGTCTTGCTTCATAGATGTGTTccttcagagctggcaaagcaGAGGCGCAAAAACCAGAACACATGTAAACCACCTTCATGGTATATTTTGTATTTCCAGAATTTTGCTTTAGTTGATTCCATTTCCTCCTGTCATGTTAAGAACTGAGTAAGCTAACCACCTATTTGCTAAGTTGGGAGAATGCCACTAGCTTAACTTCTAATATTCTGGATTCATAATCCagtggggagaagggaagagcCACTGTAGAACCACTGTAACTTCCGGGATGTGGGAAGGGGAAATCTAGTACTTTATACCTTGTTACATGTTTTCCATGCAAACTCgagactgaatttaaaaaaattccaaaggAAGCATGCTGGAAGAGCCTCAAGTCTTCCAAAGAGGAGGCGTGGCCCTGTTTTTGGCACAAGCGTGAGTCCCTGTCTTTGGGAACGCAGTGTACCACACAGGAAGTCCGTGTCTCAGTGAATTGTGTGTTGACATAGGTTGAAAACTAAAAGAGAAAGTCAACCCTGTTGAAGTTTAGCTCCTTAAGGCAGGTGGCTATTTTAGGAGCTAGTGTTTAACAGTGTGTCAGCATCTGTATCAGAGCGCTTGTTGTAGTCCCAgcatttccacttccaatccagttccctgctaatgcacctgggaaaatagcggaggatgaaccaagtgcctaggcccctgtcacccacatgggagatataaatggaattctaggctccgtTTGTATCTGgcacagttgcagccatttgaggagtaaactaccagatggaagagtgtgtgtgtgtgtgtgtgtgtgtgtgtgtgtgtgctcatgcgtatccctttctgtcactctgcctttaaaaaagaaaaagttgaaagGCTGGGGCGGGTGCCATGGCAAAGTAGGCTAAGTTTCCagttgtggtgctggcatcccttatgggtgctggttcatggtccagctgctccacttcccatccagctccctgctaatggcctagggaagcagcagaagagggctcatgtccttgggccctgtatccacgtgggagctgcaggctcctggctttggatcagctcatctccagccattgcagctatttgaggagtgaaccagcagatagaagacctttctctctttgcttctctctgtaactctacatttcaaacaaaaaagtaaattttctttaaaaaggctaTTTTAAATTATGACTAAGGGTTAATATTAGTGTTGGAGCAATGGCAGCAATCCACTCAGACTTTAAAAAGCTCTACTAATTTCCTTAGTTTTTTCCATCATATCAGAGTGATGTGCTAAGGGTATTTGTATCACTGATTGCTTAAATGCTGTGTATTAAAGAACTCTGAAAAGACGTTAAGAGTGATGTACAACAAATATcaagtagaaataaaattttaatcacAAGTTGTTTCTAATGTTGAGGTATTCAATtgtatatttatatgaaaagtaaCATTTATGTTTATGAACCCATAGAAACCATTGAAAAGAATCTTAacctaaaggaaatattttttattattatactaTACTCATTCTTAGgaaagaagtttcttccaggaacACTGGTAATAAAGTCTCCTTAAAGCATACCGGAAATAGAGGAACTTCAAAGGGTATtgaaaataaagacatcttaACAAATCTTCGGTCTGACCTGTGGTCATCTTCCTTGTTAAAAACCAGCACAGGTAATAACATTTGTTTCAGGACCTGAGTGGCTGTGGCTTTTAGTTCAGCCTCCTTCTCTGGAGCCTTTGGGAGCTGTCAGCTCCAACTCTGGAGCAAGTAAGGgaatcagtaatttttaaaatcacatcctGAATGGTTCTAATACACAGTTGGGTGTAGGATCATTCCATAAGATGGTAATGACAGGGTGTTCAATCCTAGAATGAATTAAAACACTTGTGAAAGCATTAACcaattccaaagccaggatgccAGGTGATGGTGTAGAAGCTATAGGTgaaatagtaaattaaaaaatgccTGCTGCTACAAATTCATATTCTAGTAAAAGAAATCAACTGTTTGAAATAAACATGGGCCAGATGTTTGGTGTAGTGGGTAAGTTGTCAGTTGGGATACCCAtacccatatctgagtgcctgtgtttgagtcctggctctgcttcccatctagtttcccGTCAATCATGCACACCGTCTGAGAGGCAGTAAGCAATGGCTcaatccttgagtccctgccacccacatgggagagctggattgagttccaggtcccttgctttggcttgacccagccatggctgttgtgatcatctgagaaatgaaccagcaaatagaatttacctctgtctctctctccctccctctccctccctctatacctttcaaacaaatacattttaaaaatttaaaagcaagctaaaaaaaaatttaaagcaaaccAAGTTCAGACTGTGATAGGTAAGTAAATAGCACCTTTAGGGAGGGCTATTTAGATCTAGGCTTTAGGATATTTTTCTCATGTGGTTCATTATAAATTGAAATGAGGGAGTTCCAGTGACATCACAGGATGTCCTTGGTTCTTTATTATGACTTTCCTCTTGTGACATCAGTATGGTGATTTGGTGCAGAGGCTGAGTGCAGACTGGAAGTTTAGGGTGAGCCATGGAGACGGTAAACGAAATAGATGCAGGTAGATGAATGGCCTGAATACCCCAGGCATCACTCCTCGGGAGGACTTGGTATATCCCTTTTCAGGATAGCATGTTGAATAGAATTAATAATTTTCACtttctcagtctctgtctctcctcacttgACCTGCTTTCTTAGCTTTGTCTTCTCTCTCGGTTTGTGTTTTCTTGGCAGTGTTTTCTCTGGAACTCTCCTGGATTTCCTTGCTCTTTTCTTTCCAGCACAAGCCTGGGTGCATTATTTAGACGAGCTCACTGCCACCCTCTCACCAAGGAGGTCATCTCTCAGGACTCCTTGGGCACTCACAACATTAGAGGAAAGGGGCAGGCGTAATTAGTTCAGTTCAAAACTGTGAAAGATTTTCCTGAGACCAGAGGAGCTAACAGGCTCACTCAAAGTATTTTCCAAGGAGGATTTTAGAACTAGTAATTCTTAAACATTTAAtggtttatatatttatgtgtgtttatatgtataaACTGTATACATAgtattacatatatttacatgtgtATTAGAAAAACAGTACAAAATGTAATAGGGTGGGCATCTGGCACTGCAGTTAAGACACCCTTTGACATACCTGCATCCTATTTTGGAGTGTCTGCATTCCAGTtcaagctccatttctgattctagcttcttggTAGTGTACACCTTGGGAAGTAACAGGTGATGATGTCTTAAGTACTTAGGTCCCCACCACGTACATGGGAAaacagactgagttccaggttccaagCTTTTGCTTTGTGCTTAGTTGTTGTTAGCTGTTGTTGAGGGGTGagtgagtgaatggaagatctctctctgtgtatgactgtcattcaaataaataaatatgaaaaagacATAATCTGGATTCAAACTGATTCCCAGATCTAGTACTTACCAGCTTTGTGAAGTTGGGCAAATTACTGAACTTTTCTgtcctttcatttcttcttctgtaaATGGGAATAAAAGTAGCGCATACATTAGTAGGATATAGAGAGAACGAAGTGAGCTAAGGATGATGACGTAACTTTGTTATGTAGAATTGATCACTTGTAGACTCTAATATAATGGGGTTAAGCAGAATCTAATTTCTCAGCTTTTCAATACACATTGACTAAGTTAGGCATATTCTGTTTTAGGTGAAGGGGGCAAAGATGCAGTTGTCGCAAAGCAGGAGAAAAGTGGTGAATTCTGCATGCAGGATGTTGATGACAAGCTTTCAGAATCAACAGATGATAATGGTGAAGAAGACAATGATGACGACAGTAACCCTAAAAGGAATATCCGTGCCCCGTTAGAGTTAATGGCAGAAGTAAGTTTTTCTTGTAATATGAGAAGCTTAAGTAACTAATATGGAACCTTAAATTTAGGTTTAAGTGTTAGTGAGATCTTTGCCCGATTACAGATGCTTACCTGGATGCTAATCTCTCCTACCACTTTGAGCAGGTTAGAGGGTCAAGAAGATTCTGATGTGACAAGCTTTCTATGAGGGGAGAGGCAGTGTTAAGAGACGTTTGGGTATACAGCTGAGCAAAGACTGTGTCAAGGAATGGTTCCCACATATGTGGCACCATGCCGGTTGCTGCAGGTAGAAATGAGAAAGGCAGGTCCTTGCCTTTCAGAGCAGGAAAATGGATCAACAACAAGTTGCAATGTGTGCTAGTGAAAGCATTAAGTGATGTGGGAACACAGAGACCTAGGGAACGGACTTGTAGAGGGAGAGATGTGTGTGGAGTCTAAGGAActtgcaggaagacaggaggataGGAATTCTAGTAAACAAAAGAAGGTTTTCCTGGGATAGGAGACAAAATGCGTAAATCCACTGATGCTTGGAATCTCACACTGTGAAATTGTCAACATCTGCTGATGCGtctatggaaaacaaaacaattttgcaTCACTTATTATGTCACAGCCTACCTTTAAAGTCTTACACAACTTAAGTACATCATAAGAACTTCAAAACCACTTGTTCTCATTTCTCCTCATACCTTGTTTTGTTGTCATTCATTTCATTGCTACTTTATGCTGTAAGACCCGTTGTACattgcattattttcattttggatgGTCAAATATCTATTCAAGAGATTTTTAATCTCTTAGAAAATCTTTTTATcagtaaaaagaaaatgacaggtAGAAATTTGGATCTACACAAAGTGATGAAATAGCATATATCTTGGTAAGTTAAaaggatttcttttatttattaagattctTGGAGCTGTAGACATTTAGACTCTAGCAGGTTTGGAAAACGTGTTCAATCCAATACTTTTCTTgacttctctccttcccttcatcTGAGCTGTAATTGTGTATGTGCTAGACTATCCAGTAATGTCCCAAAGGTCGCAAAGGtgccatttttaaaatagcagtctctatatatttcattttagatCATTGCTATTGCTTTGTCTTCCAGCTCATGACCTTTGCAGGGTAAGTTGCTGTCATTCTCATCCTGCATTGTGTGTTATTCCAGGTTGGCATCTCCACAAGTTCTGGTTCTTTTCATTCATTATTATGTTCATATTGACCTCTGGTTTTGATCAGGAGATGAATTTTTGTAGCAGCTTTTGAACACACTTGACTGGCAGTTCTAGGTTAGTTTCTGTTTAATGAAGTTGCTTACTGCTTATGAATCTTATTTTCCTGCTTCTGTCCTTgctagtaactttttttttacataatcttAGGTACTGTACATTTTGTGTTCTGAGCACGCAAATTTTTTTGTCAATCCTCCTTTTATGATGTTGGACTTTGTTTTGAGATGCAGCTGTTAGTCGGGTGCAGGTTTTTCGTTGTTAGGGAAGCCTTTGTAGAGCAGGGACGTGACAGTGCCCTTAGCATCTTTGCCAGTTCTCTGTGTATTTCAGCCCTCCACTCTGGCTGGTAAGAACATGAACCTGTTTTCAGAGCTACCTGCTCATGATGGTAATTCCTTTTCCATTCTCTGAGAATGTCTCCACACTTGTTTGTAGATTGGTACCAGAGAACTGCCTGTGCAGATGGTCGGAGCTCTGTCTCTGGGAAGCCCACTCTTCCCTTGGAAATTACAATCTCTCCAGCTCCTGTGAGGTCCAGACCCTGTTATTTGGACTCTGAGTGATCACCCGTCTCTGGGTTCCTTTTTCTCATGCTGGTGCTTGGAAACTGCCTTCATGAATAAGCTAGAGCAACTGGAGGATCTACTTGGTTTCTCGTCTTTCAGACACATCATTATCCTGTGAGGTTTGTTGTCAAGGTTCCTGAAAAGTGTTGCTTCATAGATTTTTGTTCAGTTTTATGGTTGTTTAGGGGAGGAGAGCAGACCTCATCCCTGTTACCTCATTTTTAGATTCCTCAACTAGATTTTAGCACGAAGAGGAAGAATCCATGCATCTGAAATGCTAACCCTGAAATCATCAGATACTACATATTCCTCCTGGAATAAGGCACGGACAGGAAACCTTGAACCTTCCCTAATTTGTAAGGTGGTTCTAAGGAGTAAGAACACGCAGTGGCACCGAGGGTTAGATGTCACTTCTCTTCCTCTTGGCCAGATCTAAATCGTTCATGCGCTGTACAACATTCCAAGACTACCGCTACCAGGAAGCATTTATCTGAAGTTgttgatttgcttttattttcttcttccttttaaatattcAGTTACAACAGtgatatattcattcatttttatgtaaaatcCAAATGGTATGAGATTATTTCTTTTCACATACCTTGTGTTATATCGAagcataaaatcttttttttttttccaaaatacattgcttgggcccggcgcgatagcatagtgcttaaagtccttgccttgcatgtgccatgatcccatgtagatgccggttctaatcccagcagccccacttcccatccagctccctgcttgtggcctgggaaagcagtcaaggacagcccaaagccttgggaccctgtacccatgtgggagacccagaagaagctgcttgcttctgactttggatcagctcaactccagccatcattgccacttgaggagtgaaccagcgcatggaagatcttcctctctgtctctcctcttctctgtaatctgcctttccaataaaaataaataaatcttttttaaaaaaaatacattcctttaaattttCCCAGCTTTTCGTTGTGAAGTTTTTCAAACTGatagatttaaaatattaaaacaacgATAATCTATTTGGTCTTCACCTCGATTCACTGCTTATTAACATTGTGCTCCAGTCTCTTCTCTCTCGCTCTGATACTTGATAGATGAGACATGTGTAGCTTATTTGTGGCTGAAACACTGTAAATTTCAAATATCAAAGCTTTTTTCTTAAACCCTGAAGCAATGAGTTATGTAGGAATAGGCTGCTTCTTCAATGTAATGCTGTTCCCGTGTTGTATCTAAGAACAGTAATAGTCTGTAACATCATATAATGGTCAACCCAGACTCATTTCTCAactcttcttttttaaggtttatttatttgaaaggcagaggtatagaaaaagagagagagattgattgattgactgctggttcactccccaagtgattgcaactactgaaactgggctggtccaaaaccaggagtctggaattttctccagttctcccacgtaagtgcagggtcccaagcacttgagccactcttcactcctttcccaggcatactggggagagctgaattggaagtaaaattgctgggactccaacaggcacccataagggattccagcATTCCAGGCGGTGGCTTTAACTGTTATACCACAGTGTTGGTTCCTCAATTTATCTTTACAATGGTTTTACAGCTGGATTTTTTTCCTAGTCAGATTTCATCAGTGTTCATACTTTGTGTTTAGTTGTTAAGCATCttttcaaaagcagggagctggactaaagGTAGAACAAACAGGGCTCACACCGGctcccttgtgggatgctggcatcacaactgGCAGGTTAAGTTGCAGTTCCACGGTGTTAGTCCCACATACACCAGTTTTTGAAAACTTGTCTTCAGAGataggcatttggtacagcagctGAATTTTGTGCTTAAGATGCCTGCACCTCATATCGGAGTGCCTGGTAGAAGCCTAACTCCTCCTCCAACATCctgcacatgggatcctggagggtgcaggtgatggctcgcgaatctaggtccctgccacccatatgggagatccagatggagctcagggcttctggcttcagcccagcccagccctggctgcttcagacATTTCAGGAGGTTGTGGAATTCTCAAAAAGTACCAAGCATTCATTGcaagaattttataattttactgcctttcaaattgtgTAAAGGAGAAGTATATTTTATCTTAGCAACAACAAATAGGTCAGTACAAAGGAGCCATTGAAATTGATTCTGTACTCCTTTGTCAGAGGATAATATTGATGCTTCATTAAATAGACTAGATAGTAGATGAGAATAAGTAATTCCTAGCTTATTTGTAGGTGTGTTAGTGATATTGTGATAGAGTTTTTAAGAGTGAAAAAGAGATGACGTTTGTGAACTGCTTTAAATTTGAACCCAGAGTTGAGAGTATATGACCACATTGATAAAATCAGAttgtaaaatgttaattttgaagTTCAGAACTGTGCACATGGCTTTCTTTTATTGTTCTCTCTACTTCTAAATTTTTGGTAATAAAGAgatgtttaaaatataaacagtGACTCCATGTTATACTAGTCAAATTCTCTTGTGATGATAACATGAATGAGTTAAAAACCACTTCAAAAACATTCTTCTAAATGACACTTGAGTAAAAAAATCAGCTAAACTTAACAAGCTTTTAGGAATAGAGTTATAACCATAACACCAAGTATTCGGTTTTGGGGGTCAAGCATTTGGAGCAgtagttaagtcactgcctgggtCACTTGTTTCTCATAGTGGAGTGTCTggctcaagtcccacctctgctgctttctgtccATGCCTGTAGCTTCATGCTAGTTGCAAATCCTGGAAGGTGACAGGTGATGGCTTGAACACCACACAtgagggagacttggattgaattcccagctgctggctgtggcctggcccagccctggctggtacaGGTACTTGGGGAGAGAGCCTGCAAATGGAAGACCTGTtggtgtctgtctgtgtctcactgcctttcaaataaaatgaagctagATTGATTTAACAATTCTTTGGAAATCATGATTTAAtttaacaattctttaaaaatccaAAGGGAGCTTAAAGTTTTAAGCTTCTATGACAACGTTTTAAGCTTCTGTGACAATGAATTCAAGGTATAATGACAGTAGATTAATTAAATATCAAAGctagaaattagaaaaatatgaaaataagcaTAAAGGAAAACAAGGACAGAATGTGTAGAACAAATGAATACTTCAAAGTTAAACCCAAATTAACATGTGTAAAGCTGAATGTTTGAAGAAGAAATGACATAACTAAGCCACTGAATGTaattacaaaggaagaaaaacacaaacaggaaCGAAACTGTCCTAAACTTAGATAAGAATAGGTTTGGAAAATATAAGAATTCCATTGTACAACTTGAACATAGCATGTATTAAAATGTAATGAATGAGAATTTTGGTGAAATAAATTTTTTGTAGAAAAATCTGTTGAATTTTGTTTATCTCaggaaatatactttttaaaactcaTGGGAAAACtaatggagaatttttttttttgagaatttaaaaattgTGCCTAGATACTAGGCAAATACCTGGAAGTGCGTGACATTAGCCATGTCCCTATCTCTTGCGGAGTAAAACCTACATACCTGCAAAAAATTGAATTATAGCATTTTTTTAAGGGAAGGAGTCTGAGAATCGAATGCTAGCTTAGTAAATTATACCCTaagtaaagaaaaatacacaaatatttaatgCCATAGAAAGAAAATGATCATGATACATGGCTTATTTTTAGGAAGTTACTGAATAATCCTCATTTTTTTTGCAAGTACATGTGttcatttattggaaaaaaagATATATGATAAGAATCTTTAGGTAGAGGAAATAAGGATTCTTTTTAGTTACAGACAGAATTGTTTATTTAGCTTCAATTTTTCCAAAAACTGTATGTATTACTTTgtgacaaaaatacaataaaaatagggAAAACAGAGCTGGATGTTTGAGAGAAATGCCAGAGAAATATTGAACGTATGTCATTGTGAGTCTACAGATATTTCCAGGAAGTACTGTGCTGTGGTGATGGTCTAAGTTCCCTCATGAACCCTATGGAAATAAAGTGCCTAATGTGTGCCTTATTTGTGCCAGTTAACTCAGTGCTGCTCCTCTCTGATTGTTGCACAGTACACGCACAGCACGACTGTGGCGAAACAGATGTGTACTGTGCCATGGTGTGTTGTCACCGGAAGTCCATAAATATCCATGATCCATTGCTTGATTATAGAGTCACTcctggaaaaaaatgtatgtagCTATTAAAAGTAAAGCAACTAATCATTATTGGAATGTTTCCTAGGGTGTTTTAGAGCTGACACTTAAATTCTCTGTGAAGCTACTTATCTGAAGAATTTAATGTTTTCCAGTTCCTGAGAGCAGAAATGAGCCGAGACTACCATCTGGCAAAAAAGTTATGTCAGATGAGTAAGTATAAAATCCTTCCACAtttttgatcttttctttttcctaaaaataaatcCCATAATATGTAATACCATTAGATTTTTATAAGTCTAGTGAATTCCATGATTGTGTCTTAGTGATTTCTTGATGATaggtttggttttggtttattGGTATAAAGCCTAATTGGGATTTCCAGAATACctttcagtgaaataaatcaatatagTCTAATATAGACTAGTTTACCACAACTGGAAAATAAGTCAGAATCCTTATCCATGTGTTAATGCATTAGTAAGTTTATGTCTTTACTCCCAAAGAAGCGTCAGGTAGTGCAACAGTCAAATGTTATCTAACAAACATCTATTTTACAAATATCTGATTGCCTGCACATGCCAGGCAATGGAGCTACAACAGCCAACAAGACAGGTTCCTATGGCTTGTGTTAGGCAGATGATAAACTATTGATGAACAAACACTGTGTCATGAGCAAGGGGGATATGGAGAAAATGTAGGGAGGAATACCTAGACAGTACTGGGAGAAAGTGAGGTAGCCCCACTGAAGGGCTTTGTGGGGGAGACTAGAAGGACCTGTGGGAACAGGCCACAGGGGTATCGGGGGGAGAGTGCCCGATGCAAGGCAGATCGCCAAGCCGAGTGGGGATGTGCGCCTGGAGGTGAGGCCCACAGCCTATGGACAAGGGTTGTGCAGAGAATGGAGGCTCTTTTCTGGATATAAGAACATTGGTATTTTCCTTGAGTGAGAGGAGAAGCCCACGGAGGCTTTTGAGTAGAGGAATGGTGCAAACTGCCTTATTTTTCTGTCATTGGATTTTAGTGATCTGACTTGATGTTCAAGATGGTCAAGGGTTTCTTTGCTGGTTGGTGGGGCGGGGGAGTGTAGAATTTCTTAAATCTGTAGTTTGATGTTTTATCAACTGACAACTTCTTGGCCATTACATTGTTAAATGCTGCTTTGCCCCTCCTCATTGCTTTCTACTCCTTTGTCCGTAATTGCACATGAATTAGACTTTTTTCTCCATGATGCACTAGCTGTATCTTACATTGCacttctgggtttttgtttttcttttttccatttctttcttttaatgcaTCAGTTTAGCTATTTTTTACTGACATGCTTTTAGTTTATTTATCCTGTTTCCTGTCTAATCTGCTGTTAAAACTGTCTAGTGCATTCTTAATTTCAGAGGCTAAATTGTCCAATTCTAGAAAGTCCATTTACTGATATGGAAATATCCCAGTTGAAATCCTCCATCTCTTCAACTAGTTTGCCCATCATTTCTTCAAACatcttagtgtttttttttaaaggagaaaatgacTACCTTACACAACTAAGCCTTCTCTGTAATATGACTCAAAATAGTACCTAGTGTTGAATTTAAATTAGTCTTATGGCAAAGTG
Encoded proteins:
- the ERICH2 gene encoding glutamate-rich protein 2 isoform X1; translation: MSDKHLFGCKPRLTKKCYSSPSQVSPSVAKTFSEKKEVSSRNTGNKVSLKHTGNRGTSKGIENKDILTNLRSDLWSSSLLKTSTGEGGKDAVVAKQEKSGEFCMQDVDDKLSESTDDNGEEDNDDDSNPKRNIRAPLELMAEFLRAEMSRDYHLAKKLCQMILIYEPENPEAKEFLSLIEEMLLKEKAQHLEEEEEEASEEDSSEESQEDSSEAESSESSGEDEPQESL
- the ERICH2 gene encoding glutamate-rich protein 2 isoform X3, whose product is METVNEIDAGEGGKDAVVAKQEKSGEFCMQDVDDKLSESTDDNGEEDNDDDSNPKRNIRAPLELMAEFLRAEMSRDYHLAKKLCQMILIYEPENPEAKEFLSLIEEMLLKEKAQHLEEEEEEASEEDSSEESQEDSSEAESSESSGEDEPQESL
- the ERICH2 gene encoding glutamate-rich protein 2 isoform X2, whose product is MSEKEVSSRNTGNKVSLKHTGNRGTSKGIENKDILTNLRSDLWSSSLLKTSTGEGGKDAVVAKQEKSGEFCMQDVDDKLSESTDDNGEEDNDDDSNPKRNIRAPLELMAEFLRAEMSRDYHLAKKLCQMILIYEPENPEAKEFLSLIEEMLLKEKAQHLEEEEEEASEEDSSEESQEDSSEAESSESSGEDEPQESL